The proteins below come from a single Corynebacterium glyciniphilum AJ 3170 genomic window:
- a CDS encoding nucleoside deaminase, giving the protein MTTATDQSETDLAFLRRAIALSVVSRDRGRHPFAAIVVDRHGDVIVSRGNNSMPPEGDPTQHAELSAAAEAARLRPLEELTDATLYTSAEPCAMCTGAVYWTGIGRIVYALSEKRLSTLTGDDPENPTMDLPCREVASRGLRPVDIVGPLLEDEAAEPHLGFWNHREGQFCD; this is encoded by the coding sequence ATGACAACAGCAACTGACCAATCCGAGACCGATCTGGCATTCCTTCGTCGTGCCATCGCCCTGTCCGTGGTGTCCCGGGATCGGGGACGACACCCATTCGCCGCGATCGTGGTGGACAGGCACGGCGACGTTATCGTCAGCCGTGGAAACAACTCCATGCCGCCGGAGGGGGACCCCACACAGCATGCGGAACTGAGCGCCGCCGCCGAGGCCGCGCGGCTTCGCCCGTTGGAGGAGCTGACGGACGCCACCCTCTACACCAGTGCCGAACCCTGCGCGATGTGCACCGGAGCGGTCTACTGGACCGGCATTGGACGCATCGTCTATGCACTCTCCGAGAAGCGGTTGTCCACGTTGACCGGTGATGACCCGGAGAACCCGACGATGGATCTGCCGTGCCGCGAGGTTGCGTCGAGGGGTCTACGTCCCGTCGACATCGTCGGGCCGCTGCTCGAGGACGAGGCCGCCGAGCCCCACCTCGGATTCTGGAACCACCGGGAGGGGCAGTTCTGTGACTGA
- a CDS encoding LysR family transcriptional regulator, giving the protein MRLTLEQVEAFVLAARHGSFSAAARQMGRSQSTVSTSIANLEIALDTELFDRSSRFPALTSAGTALLQEAKALYNRGIEFERHGDALAAGEPPSITVAVGVPHRQVTAVFAQFARAYPYVDLTIKNPANGDVTSLVMQDEALLGIAFAVPEYPEEIAFRQLGRLIISHVVHRSHPLATVDHPSLEDMRDHRHLAYTAHAESLPTSEYLQSTQTWHSDSYQSLIHLALAGVGWATVPRQLILDEIAAGELVELDLGAYPFTDWNVNVDVIWRRARRFPPVEEWLRQQLCRHRVQEVGRRHLE; this is encoded by the coding sequence ATGCGACTCACCCTCGAACAGGTCGAGGCCTTCGTCCTCGCCGCACGCCACGGCTCCTTCTCTGCGGCGGCCCGCCAGATGGGGCGGAGTCAGTCCACCGTGAGCACCTCAATCGCCAACCTCGAGATCGCCCTAGACACTGAACTCTTCGACCGGTCTTCGAGGTTCCCGGCGTTGACCTCGGCCGGAACTGCTCTACTACAGGAGGCCAAGGCGCTGTACAACCGCGGTATCGAGTTCGAACGGCACGGCGACGCCCTCGCCGCCGGTGAACCCCCGAGCATCACCGTCGCCGTCGGCGTCCCACACCGACAGGTCACGGCCGTGTTCGCCCAGTTCGCCCGGGCCTACCCGTACGTGGATCTGACGATCAAGAACCCGGCGAACGGCGACGTCACCTCCCTGGTGATGCAGGACGAGGCACTCCTCGGCATTGCCTTCGCCGTCCCGGAGTACCCGGAGGAGATCGCCTTCCGCCAGCTGGGTCGACTGATCATTTCCCACGTGGTCCACCGGAGCCACCCGCTGGCCACGGTGGACCACCCGTCCCTCGAGGACATGAGAGACCACCGGCATCTGGCGTACACCGCACACGCGGAGTCGCTGCCGACAAGTGAGTACCTCCAGTCCACTCAGACCTGGCACTCGGACAGCTACCAGTCGTTGATCCACCTCGCGCTCGCCGGCGTGGGCTGGGCGACAGTGCCCCGCCAGCTGATCCTCGACGAGATCGCCGCCGGGGAACTCGTCGAACTGGACCTGGGTGCCTACCCGTTCACCGACTGGAACGTGAACGTCGACGTCATCTGGCGTCGTGCGCGACGGTTCCCGCCGGTCGAAGAATGGCTGCGGCAGCAGTTGTGCCGGCACAGGGTGCAAGAAGTCGGCAGGCGACATCTGGAGTGA
- a CDS encoding amidase family protein — MPAKPTMSRRTFFLFTGMSAAGAMGLAACGSDDPGNAASTTSSDATPSGTAGADVDTTVWREYGTPLAEPTGSGILDGGTVAVKDLYAVEGHVIGAGNEEWLAQARPELSSAPAVTGLLSAGAAIAGIARTDEFAYSLAGTNGHYGIPPNPTAPDRIPGGSTSGSGAAVALGEATIGLGTDTGGSIRIPASYQGLFGIRTTHGAISREGLIPLAPSFDTVGWLTSTREALYEVADVLEPVLPETVDVDRVVYARSLLDIADPEVAGAVEDALRNWSGDLPVEEIQFDAAVLPDWVGAFQTRQGYEAWQAHGAWIEEHWDSLNPDVRSRFETAAGYTDADLTSADRTLDEARGIINDALGNSVLILPSASSVAPDRESAELGGETIETARADTFQLTCLAGITGRPAVSSPLPVDGPPMGICAVGPRNSDRALARLVTV, encoded by the coding sequence ATGCCCGCCAAACCCACCATGTCCCGACGAACATTCTTCCTCTTCACGGGAATGTCCGCGGCTGGGGCTATGGGCCTGGCCGCCTGCGGTTCCGACGACCCAGGCAACGCCGCATCGACGACGTCCTCGGATGCCACACCCTCCGGTACCGCCGGCGCCGATGTTGACACCACCGTCTGGCGTGAGTACGGCACCCCACTGGCGGAACCGACAGGCTCCGGCATCCTCGACGGAGGGACGGTCGCCGTCAAGGACCTGTACGCCGTCGAGGGACACGTCATCGGCGCCGGTAACGAAGAGTGGCTGGCACAGGCACGACCAGAATTGTCGTCCGCTCCCGCGGTGACCGGCCTGCTGTCCGCCGGTGCGGCGATCGCCGGCATCGCTAGGACTGATGAATTCGCCTACAGCCTCGCCGGGACGAACGGCCACTACGGCATCCCGCCGAATCCCACGGCACCCGACCGCATTCCCGGTGGGTCGACGTCCGGATCCGGGGCCGCCGTCGCCCTCGGGGAAGCCACCATCGGCCTGGGCACGGACACCGGCGGTTCCATCCGCATCCCAGCGTCCTACCAGGGACTCTTCGGGATAAGGACGACTCACGGCGCGATCTCGCGGGAGGGGTTGATCCCCCTCGCCCCGTCCTTCGACACCGTCGGCTGGCTGACGTCGACCCGGGAAGCGCTGTACGAGGTGGCGGATGTCCTGGAACCCGTTCTTCCCGAGACCGTCGACGTCGACCGCGTGGTCTACGCGCGATCCCTCCTGGACATCGCTGATCCCGAGGTGGCAGGAGCGGTGGAGGACGCACTGCGGAACTGGTCCGGTGACCTTCCGGTGGAGGAGATCCAGTTTGACGCGGCGGTGCTCCCCGACTGGGTGGGGGCTTTCCAGACCCGGCAGGGCTACGAAGCCTGGCAGGCCCACGGCGCCTGGATCGAGGAACACTGGGACTCGCTGAACCCCGACGTCCGGTCCCGGTTCGAGACGGCGGCCGGGTACACCGACGCGGACCTGACCTCCGCTGACCGGACGCTCGACGAGGCCCGCGGCATCATCAACGACGCCCTAGGAAACTCCGTGCTGATCCTGCCTTCCGCGTCCTCCGTCGCACCGGACCGGGAAAGCGCTGAGCTGGGCGGCGAGACGATCGAGACCGCACGGGCTGACACGTTCCAGCTGACGTGCCTGGCCGGGATCACCGGCCGTCCGGCGGTCAGCAGTCCTCTGCCGGTGGACGGGCCACCCATGGGGATCTGCGCGGTGGGGCCGCGGAACTCCGACCGTGCGCTGGCGCGGCTGGTCACCGTGTAG
- the atzF gene encoding allophanate hydrolase translates to MTTFRTFRTQDDAHRALDGAYRALAEDDASNAFISLLSHQDARDAVDTAFREVPDGRLTGMIIAVKDNIDVAGFDTTAACPGYAYRPAQDAACVAALRASGAVVIGKTNLDQFATGLVGTRSPYGAVSDAAVPERISGGSSSGSAVAVAARIVDAALGTDTAGSGRVPAGLQGIVGIKATVGVVSTEGVVPACASYDCVTVFAGSSADAEAVMGVMASTGSREWPSDVRFTAPTTPVVGAPADLPGLSASWREAFDGAVEHLRATGCEIRIIDLAPALEAARMLYDSALVAERAEAVGEFVEAASADDGGNRGAGAGLDPTVASIVTGATQWNGADVLRARRLLAERGRAAMQEWDGVDVVVVPTAPFHPTIAAVEADPVGVNSAMGTYTNFCNLLDLCGVAVPWTTVDDSGRPEDGESARLPANFGVTILGRAFEDGVVGGVASLFGGAACPEDVSTSWTVSGGDGANVNAVPVVVFGAHLRGQPLNWELRALGAAFVGDVETTADYHLYALDTVPPKPGLTGPVEGGHRILGEEWLITPTGLGRFLAGLPAPMALGRVTLSDGRQVTGFTCQPAAVEGAQDISRFGGWREYVSPARSGGRS, encoded by the coding sequence ATGACGACATTCAGAACCTTCAGGACACAGGATGACGCCCACCGCGCGTTGGACGGTGCCTACCGTGCCCTCGCCGAGGACGATGCATCCAACGCTTTCATCTCCCTCCTGTCCCACCAGGACGCTCGGGACGCGGTGGACACAGCTTTCCGGGAGGTACCCGACGGCCGACTCACCGGGATGATCATTGCGGTGAAGGACAATATCGACGTGGCAGGGTTCGACACCACTGCCGCCTGCCCCGGTTATGCCTACCGGCCGGCGCAGGACGCCGCCTGTGTGGCGGCACTGCGAGCGTCCGGCGCGGTGGTGATCGGGAAGACCAACCTTGACCAGTTCGCCACCGGACTCGTCGGCACCCGTTCTCCCTACGGTGCGGTGAGCGACGCTGCTGTGCCGGAGCGGATCTCCGGAGGATCGTCGTCGGGGTCCGCGGTGGCGGTGGCCGCGAGGATTGTCGACGCGGCCCTGGGTACCGACACCGCAGGCTCTGGACGGGTGCCGGCCGGGTTGCAGGGCATCGTCGGTATCAAGGCGACCGTGGGTGTGGTCTCCACTGAGGGGGTTGTGCCTGCGTGTGCAAGCTACGACTGCGTGACCGTGTTTGCCGGGAGCAGTGCAGACGCTGAGGCAGTCATGGGCGTGATGGCCTCGACCGGATCCCGCGAATGGCCGTCCGACGTACGGTTCACCGCGCCGACGACGCCGGTGGTCGGTGCTCCCGCAGACCTGCCCGGTCTGTCGGCGTCGTGGCGGGAGGCCTTCGATGGGGCGGTGGAGCATCTGCGCGCCACCGGCTGTGAGATCCGGATCATCGACCTCGCCCCTGCGCTCGAGGCCGCCCGAATGCTGTACGACTCCGCCCTGGTCGCAGAGCGCGCTGAGGCGGTGGGGGAGTTCGTCGAGGCGGCGTCTGCCGACGACGGCGGGAACCGTGGTGCCGGCGCGGGGCTCGACCCGACCGTCGCCAGCATCGTCACCGGTGCCACCCAGTGGAATGGCGCCGACGTCCTGCGTGCCCGGCGACTCCTCGCGGAGCGGGGACGGGCTGCGATGCAGGAGTGGGATGGTGTGGATGTCGTCGTTGTTCCCACTGCGCCATTCCATCCCACGATCGCCGCTGTGGAAGCCGACCCGGTCGGGGTGAACTCCGCGATGGGCACCTACACCAACTTCTGCAACCTGCTGGACCTCTGCGGGGTCGCCGTGCCATGGACCACTGTGGATGACAGCGGACGGCCCGAGGACGGGGAGAGCGCACGGTTGCCGGCAAACTTCGGTGTCACCATCCTCGGCCGAGCCTTCGAGGACGGGGTGGTGGGCGGCGTGGCATCGTTGTTCGGTGGTGCTGCGTGCCCGGAGGATGTGTCGACGTCGTGGACGGTGAGTGGGGGTGACGGTGCCAACGTCAATGCGGTGCCGGTGGTCGTATTCGGTGCGCACCTGCGTGGCCAGCCACTCAACTGGGAACTGCGGGCGCTGGGGGCGGCCTTCGTCGGTGACGTGGAGACGACGGCCGATTACCACTTGTATGCGCTGGATACGGTGCCGCCGAAACCTGGACTGACCGGTCCGGTGGAGGGTGGACACAGGATCCTCGGGGAGGAGTGGCTAATTACCCCCACTGGGCTCGGACGTTTCCTCGCTGGCCTCCCTGCACCGATGGCGTTGGGGCGGGTGACGTTGTCGGACGGTCGGCAGGTCACCGGGTTCACCTGTCAGCCGGCGGCAGTGGAGGGAGCGCAGGATATCTCTAGGTTCGGTGGGTGGCGGGAGTATGTGTCGCCGGCGCGGTCTGGAGGCCGGAGCTGA
- a CDS encoding amino acid permease, whose protein sequence is MSTHTSATSSRSSLPPKSGTVAATADADDLGSLGYDQQLHRNLGRFASFAAGFSFVSILTTIFQLFGLGFGFGGPAFFWTWIVVFLGQYMVALCFAELSARYPVSGAIYQWSRRMGGEVLGWFGGWFMILAQIVTASAAAIAMQVVLPNIWSGFQIIGDDPALASPSGASNAVLLGAILLVVTTTINCLGVRWMSYVTTIGVICELVGVVAIIGVLFTHANRGPDVVFDTGASGGDGYIWAWIASGLMAAYVMVGFGSAGELAEETKNPRRVAPKTIRQALTLSALGGGLLIIGALMAAPSLTDGQLAEQGLPYVLNAVLSSPWGTVLLIDVAIAVLICTLAIQTAASRLMFSMARDGRLPASKRLAHVNSRTGTPILPSILVGVGCLLVLLVNVGNDAIFATLTSVCIILIYLAYLMVTGPLLVQRFKGWPGKRGEETDAEGRPLFTLGRIGVLVNALAVGYGALMVINLSWPRAEIYNPSGDMPWMQWAGPIAVAVCVLAGLVAFPWTKAHPRPVKVGE, encoded by the coding sequence ATGTCAACACACACCTCCGCAACATCATCCAGGTCATCGTTGCCGCCTAAATCCGGCACTGTTGCGGCTACCGCTGACGCTGATGACCTGGGCTCCCTCGGTTACGACCAGCAGCTGCACCGTAATCTCGGCCGTTTCGCGTCCTTCGCCGCCGGGTTCAGCTTCGTCTCCATCCTCACCACCATCTTCCAGCTCTTCGGTCTGGGGTTCGGATTTGGCGGACCTGCCTTCTTCTGGACCTGGATCGTGGTCTTCCTCGGTCAATATATGGTGGCGCTGTGTTTCGCGGAACTCTCCGCGCGCTACCCGGTCTCCGGCGCGATCTACCAGTGGTCCCGGCGTATGGGCGGCGAAGTCCTCGGCTGGTTCGGCGGCTGGTTCATGATCCTCGCCCAGATCGTCACCGCCTCCGCCGCAGCGATCGCCATGCAGGTGGTGCTGCCGAACATCTGGTCCGGTTTTCAGATCATCGGCGACGACCCTGCACTAGCTTCACCATCCGGTGCGTCCAATGCCGTCCTGCTCGGCGCGATCCTGCTGGTGGTCACCACCACGATCAACTGCCTCGGCGTGCGGTGGATGAGCTACGTGACCACCATCGGGGTGATCTGCGAACTTGTGGGTGTGGTGGCCATCATCGGTGTGCTGTTTACCCACGCCAACCGCGGGCCGGACGTGGTCTTCGACACCGGGGCCTCCGGCGGTGACGGCTACATCTGGGCCTGGATCGCCTCCGGGCTGATGGCCGCTTACGTGATGGTCGGTTTCGGCAGCGCCGGTGAGCTCGCCGAGGAGACGAAGAACCCGCGTCGGGTCGCACCGAAGACAATTCGACAGGCACTGACGCTGTCCGCTCTCGGCGGTGGGCTGCTGATTATCGGTGCGCTCATGGCAGCTCCGTCGTTGACCGACGGGCAGCTGGCCGAGCAGGGGCTGCCGTACGTGCTCAACGCTGTGCTCTCTTCACCGTGGGGGACGGTCCTGCTTATCGACGTCGCCATCGCCGTGCTGATCTGTACCCTGGCGATCCAGACCGCGGCGTCGCGCCTGATGTTCTCCATGGCCCGCGACGGGCGGTTGCCTGCCTCGAAGCGCCTCGCTCACGTGAACTCGCGGACCGGCACCCCGATTCTGCCGTCGATCCTCGTCGGCGTCGGTTGCCTGCTGGTGCTGCTGGTCAACGTCGGCAACGACGCTATCTTCGCCACCCTGACCAGCGTGTGCATCATCCTGATCTACCTCGCGTATCTCATGGTCACCGGGCCGCTGCTGGTCCAGCGGTTCAAGGGCTGGCCCGGTAAGCGCGGCGAGGAGACCGACGCCGAAGGCCGGCCGCTGTTCACCCTGGGCAGGATCGGGGTGCTGGTCAACGCCCTCGCCGTGGGCTACGGGGCGTTGATGGTCATCAACCTGTCGTGGCCGCGCGCCGAGATTTATAATCCCTCCGGCGATATGCCCTGGATGCAGTGGGCTGGACCAATCGCGGTTGCGGTGTGCGTGCTGGCCGGACTGGTGGCGTTCCCATGGACCAAAGCGCACCCGCGACCTGTGAAAGTGGGGGAGTGA
- a CDS encoding putative nucleotidyltransferase substrate binding domain-containing protein: MPLGNLRDPDLTALLEQLRRDRAQGRAATEVTGEWSAALRGRLDDNLAATGSVGRGEAIPSSDLDVIRVGPGPTPRLDVLLNAGIRGDANGVQPTGHALPSTVEQWRQDACTWMAHPHQNSAVVRLGLLADANHSLRTAATEDFRDSPMLADMLRDAVSTCPPRLTGLWRKNSVNLKSEVLTPVVKIARWSALASGSSELSTSYRLATTDARYLDSSIVQDLQQAFADALSLRVDLDLGVTDDQVFQRFGRITVTALPQDAAHRLRAAAATVRGSVRTLRYLLSTSAFSVDTAGKSPADKPGRDE; encoded by the coding sequence ATGCCTCTCGGTAACCTCCGTGATCCCGATCTCACCGCGCTACTCGAGCAGCTTCGCCGCGACCGAGCGCAGGGGCGCGCCGCGACCGAGGTCACCGGAGAATGGTCGGCGGCACTCCGCGGACGCCTCGACGACAACCTCGCCGCCACCGGCTCGGTCGGTCGCGGCGAGGCGATACCGTCCTCCGACCTCGACGTGATCCGCGTAGGTCCTGGTCCCACGCCGAGACTCGACGTCCTGCTGAACGCCGGGATCCGCGGTGACGCCAACGGCGTGCAACCCACCGGACATGCGCTCCCGTCCACCGTCGAGCAGTGGCGTCAGGATGCCTGCACATGGATGGCCCATCCGCACCAGAATTCCGCCGTGGTGCGGCTTGGTCTCCTCGCTGACGCGAACCACTCCCTTCGGACCGCCGCCACCGAGGACTTCCGCGACTCCCCCATGCTTGCAGACATGCTGCGCGACGCCGTGTCGACCTGCCCACCCCGGCTGACAGGCCTGTGGCGCAAGAACTCCGTGAACCTCAAGTCCGAAGTCCTTACCCCAGTGGTCAAAATCGCCAGATGGTCCGCGTTGGCGTCCGGCAGCAGCGAACTGTCGACCTCATATCGTCTCGCCACCACGGATGCTCGCTATCTCGACTCCTCCATCGTCCAGGACCTGCAGCAGGCTTTCGCTGACGCCCTCTCACTCCGGGTGGACTTGGACCTGGGGGTGACCGATGACCAGGTCTTTCAGCGCTTCGGGCGCATCACGGTCACCGCGCTGCCGCAAGATGCCGCACATCGCCTGCGTGCAGCGGCGGCCACTGTGCGCGGTAGCGTACGCACCCTGCGTTATCTGCTGTCTACCTCGGCATTCAGCGTCGATACCGCCGGTAAAAGTCCCGCAGACAAGCCAGGTCGTGACGAGTGA
- a CDS encoding Fic family protein yields MNPARLRDIETAQRIEGCHFTRGFRQILSQVAEGAADVEEAVIREIRAAKDTDRSLDLPRVPRWRRMFGTPTYCAPGHRVLRNLPGLTSPVLLNDLTGRLCALRMVAGDRGADVVSDATGLLKLHDALFGDVFAWAGHLRFVNLSSQGIAFAPVPAIDHHLALAVDDLMICRGHQANGIPIPLEPLCRFLAEYLWCHPFRDGNGRTAMALLMSMTSPGALSSVGPDEWYAASAQSLRAPGFPDPEPWVPILRRMLDH; encoded by the coding sequence GTGAACCCCGCACGACTGCGTGACATCGAGACAGCTCAGCGCATCGAGGGGTGCCACTTCACCAGAGGATTCCGCCAGATACTCTCCCAGGTTGCTGAAGGAGCCGCAGACGTCGAGGAAGCCGTTATCCGCGAGATCCGTGCCGCGAAGGACACTGACCGCTCCCTCGATCTCCCCCGCGTCCCGCGCTGGCGTCGCATGTTCGGCACACCCACCTACTGTGCCCCAGGACACCGTGTGCTGCGCAACCTACCAGGACTGACCTCGCCGGTCCTGCTCAACGACCTTACCGGTCGGCTCTGCGCCCTGCGCATGGTCGCAGGAGACAGGGGTGCGGACGTCGTCAGTGACGCCACCGGCCTGTTGAAACTACACGACGCACTTTTCGGCGACGTGTTCGCCTGGGCAGGCCACCTGCGGTTCGTGAATCTGTCGAGCCAAGGCATCGCTTTCGCCCCAGTTCCCGCCATCGACCACCACTTGGCTCTCGCCGTCGATGACCTGATGATCTGTCGGGGACATCAGGCGAACGGTATACCGATCCCGCTGGAACCGCTGTGTCGGTTCCTCGCCGAGTACCTGTGGTGCCATCCATTCCGCGACGGCAACGGGCGCACCGCAATGGCGTTGCTGATGTCAATGACCTCACCCGGCGCGCTGTCGTCCGTGGGGCCGGATGAGTGGTACGCCGCCTCGGCGCAATCCCTCAGAGCACCGGGTTTTCCCGACCCTGAGCCGTGGGTGCCGATCCTACGACGTATGTTGGATCACTGA
- a CDS encoding TetR/AcrR family transcriptional regulator yields the protein MPEPSVKSSVKPQNKPEPPRKPGRPRASAPRWDGTDTSAELLDAAAELFTTEGYGSVSTRQLAEAAGIRQATIYHYFPGKKGLLLALLLQTVEPSVQLSRSLLDPTSTADGAPGSPMSPADILRHLAAEDAYLLLTDKWNLASLYGAPEIRDPYFEQFHALRAELRDSYRNLARCVAGNTALPDEHLDLPFYMVESVIPLRAESSPTTSEDTAAARSVADAVARSAVGVLTPG from the coding sequence GTGCCGGAACCGTCCGTGAAGTCGTCCGTGAAGCCCCAGAACAAGCCTGAGCCCCCGCGCAAACCGGGACGCCCCCGGGCGTCCGCGCCCCGCTGGGACGGCACCGACACCAGTGCCGAGCTGCTGGACGCCGCCGCCGAACTGTTCACCACCGAAGGTTACGGGTCGGTGAGTACTCGACAGCTTGCCGAGGCTGCGGGCATCCGTCAGGCTACGATCTACCACTACTTCCCAGGAAAGAAAGGACTGCTGCTGGCACTGCTACTACAGACCGTCGAACCGTCGGTGCAGCTGTCCCGGTCACTGCTGGACCCGACCAGCACTGCCGATGGCGCTCCCGGGTCCCCCATGTCCCCCGCCGACATTCTGCGCCACCTCGCCGCCGAGGACGCCTACCTGCTGCTGACTGACAAATGGAACCTGGCCTCACTCTACGGCGCCCCGGAAATCCGCGACCCGTATTTCGAGCAGTTTCACGCCCTGCGTGCCGAGCTGCGCGACAGCTACCGCAACCTCGCACGCTGCGTCGCAGGAAATACTGCCCTTCCGGACGAGCACCTCGACCTGCCGTTCTACATGGTCGAGTCAGTGATACCTCTGCGTGCCGAGTCGTCGCCCACCACCAGCGAGGACACGGCGGCAGCACGTTCAGTAGCCGATGCCGTGGCACGCTCAGCGGTGGGTGTCCTCACGCCGGGCTGA